CGTAATCGCAGCCGGCGGCTGCCTCGCGCCAACCGTCGTCCGCGGTGAGGTCGGCGGTGAAGAACGACAGGCTCTCCGGTGCAGCCGCCCCGCCCTCGCGGAGCATGGCCAGCACGTCGTCCCGCCGGTCCGGCCGGCGCACCGTGGTCCGCACCTTGTGGCCGGCGGCCATCAGTTGCAGGACGACGTGGACTCCGACAAAGCCCGAGCCGCCAGTGACCAGAACAGTGCTCATTCCCAAATTCCCTCGCTGCTTAGGCCGGCGAATTTGGTTCCGCCATGGCCCTGCTCAAGGCCGCATCTGGTCACTATGTCCTGGGGGAACAAGTAGAATGGATTTCGAGACCGGTATGGAAAACCTGACCAGCGTTTGCGATGGCGACTGCGATTGCAGCCCGGACCCTACCCTGCTCGCCGACTTCAAGCGGGCCATCCATGCCCTCGGCGGCAAGTGGAAGCTGGAGATCCTGTTCGCGCTGATGAACGGTGCGGTTCGTTTCGGCGTGTTGCGGCGATCGATCGGCGGCATCACCCAGCACATGCTGACGACGCAACTGCGCGAGCTCGAGCAGGATGGCCTCGTAACGCGAACCGTGTTCGCGGAAAAACCCTTAAGGGTCGAGTACGAGCTGACGGATGCGGCTTACGGCCTGTTGCCGGCGTTTAAGGAAATGTTGAGCTGGTCCAGGCTCTATGGCGATGCGCGCCTTGCGGCGTCGCGACAGGCCTGATTGCAGCGATGCGTGATGCAGCTCGTTCAGCGCCGCAAGCTTGGAGTCGATCTTGTTGACGCGACTCGCAAAATCTTCCCCCACCTGAAGTGAAGGCTGTTTCTCATCCGAACTCACGTGAGCTCGGAGGAAGTGACTCTAGCCCATTGATCGCGATTCACTTTTCGCGATTGCGCTCACACATTGACGTGCGCGGCCGCAGGCGACAGGCAAAAAGCTGGTCCCGGCGCGAAACGGCGCCTTGCGTCCCAAAAACAAAGAGCCGCAACTCTGCGGCTCGGGCTCTATTCGTCGCGATAGACCTTCTCGCGTTTCTCGTGGCGCTCCTGCGCTTCCACCGAGAGCGTCGCGATGGGTCGGGCTTCGAGCCGCTTCAAAGAGATCGGCTCGCCGGTGTCCTCGCAATAGCCGTAGGTGTTGTCCTCGATACGCTGGAGCGCGGCGTCGATCTTGGCGATCAACTTGCGCTGGCGGTCGCGGGCGCGGAGTTCGATGGCGCGGTCGGTTTCGGACGATGCCCGATCGGCAAGATCGGGGTGGTTGACGTTCTCCTCCTGCAACGCTTGCAGGGTGAGCTTGGACTCTTTGAGGATCTCATCCTTCCAGGCGAGGAGCTTCAAACGGAAGTACTCCTTCTGCCGGTCGTTCATGAAAGGCTCTTTTTCGGTTGGTCGGTAGTTTTTCAACTTTTCCAAGGGCGGCCCATCTGTCTAAGCAACGACTCGCTAACGGAACGGGGTCCGTTGAGCGGGGCCTTATATAGCTACGTCCTGTGACAGACAATATTGTCCTGATCGCCCAGGTGCCGCCCCCAAGCCCTTGCACAGGAAGGTTTATCCTGGAGAGCCTGGGGGGCGGCCGAAGGCCTAGTAGCCGACCGTGAAGCGCTGCCTCAGATGGGCCGGGCGCTCGATCTCGTCGGCCAGTGCAATGGCGTAGTCGGCAAAGCTGATCCAGCTTTTCCCGTTCGCATCTGCGAGAAGCTGATCGGTCCCGAGCCGGAACTTGCCAATGCGCTCCCCCTCGACGAACAGCGCCGATGGCGAGATGAAGGTCCAGTTCAGGTCTTTCTCCTGCCGCAGCAGGTCGAGGAAGTTGGAACCCTTCTCGGCCTCGGCCTTGTACTGGGCGGGAAAACCGGGGGTTGTGACCAGCTTCACGCCGGGAGCGACCTCCAGGCTGCCCGCGCCACCGACGACGAGGTAGCGGCTTACGCCGGACTGCTTCGCC
The genomic region above belongs to Bradyrhizobium arachidis and contains:
- a CDS encoding winged helix-turn-helix transcriptional regulator — its product is MDFETGMENLTSVCDGDCDCSPDPTLLADFKRAIHALGGKWKLEILFALMNGAVRFGVLRRSIGGITQHMLTTQLRELEQDGLVTRTVFAEKPLRVEYELTDAAYGLLPAFKEMLSWSRLYGDARLAASRQA
- the dksA gene encoding RNA polymerase-binding protein DksA: MNDRQKEYFRLKLLAWKDEILKESKLTLQALQEENVNHPDLADRASSETDRAIELRARDRQRKLIAKIDAALQRIEDNTYGYCEDTGEPISLKRLEARPIATLSVEAQERHEKREKVYRDE
- a CDS encoding NAD(P)-dependent oxidoreductase, which translates into the protein MKISVAGASGRAGSEITKELSRRGHAVTAIARNPDKIAALPNVTPTKGDVLDQAGLAKLWAGHDVAVSSVHFLASDPLKLIGAAKQSGVSRYLVVGGAGSLEVAPGVKLVTTPGFPAQYKAEAEKGSNFLDLLRQEKDLNWTFISPSALFVEGERIGKFRLGTDQLLADANGKSWISFADYAIALADEIERPAHLRQRFTVGY